A stretch of Camelina sativa cultivar DH55 chromosome 18, Cs, whole genome shotgun sequence DNA encodes these proteins:
- the LOC104761449 gene encoding cyclic nucleotide-gated ion channel 4 produces MATEQEFTRTLRFSRDSRASSSVGYYSDEDNTEEEEEEEEEEMEEIEEEEEEEEDSRVGLTCGGRRNGSSNNNNKWMMLGRILDPRSKWVQEWNRVFLLVCATGLFVDPLFLYTISVNDACMCLLVDGWLALTVTALRSMTDLLHLWNIWIQFKIARRWPYPGGDSDGDNNKGRVTRGSTRIVPPYVKKRGFFFDLFVILPLPQVVLWVVIPSLLKRGSVTLVVSVLLVTFLFQYLPKIYHSVRHLRRNATLSGYIFGTVWWGIALNMFAYFVAAHAAGACWYLLGVQRSAKCLKEQCEDTIGCDIRMLSCKEPVYYGTTVMVLDRARLAWAQNHQARSVCLDINTNYTYGAYQWTIQLVSNESRLEKILFPIFWGLMTLSTFGNLESTTEWSEVVFNIIVLTSGLLLVTMLIGNIKVFLHATTSKKQAMHLKMRNVEWWMKKRHLPLGFRQRVRNYERQRWAAMRGVDECEMVQNLPEGLRRDIKYHLCLDLVRQVPLFQHMDDLVLENICDRVKSLIFTKGETIQKEGDAVQRMLFVVRGHLQSSQLLRDGVKSCCMLGPGNFSGDELLSWCLRRPFVERLPSSSSTLVTLETTEAFGLDAEDVKYVTQHFRYTFVNEKVKRSARYYSPGWRTWAAVAVQLAWRRYKHRLTLTSLSFIRPRRPLSRCASLGEDKLRLYTAILTSPKPNPDDFDDY; encoded by the exons ATGGCCACAGAGCAAGAATTCACACGGACGCTACGTTTCTCACGCGACTCACGCGCGTCAAGCAGCGTTGGATACTACTCAGACGAAGACAACactgaggaggaggaagaggaagaagaagaggagatggaagagattgaagaggaggaagaggaagaagaagattcacgtGTAGGGCTCACgtgcggaggaagaagaaacgggtcaagcaataacaacaacaaatggaTGATGTTGGGTCGAATACTTGACCCGAGATCCAAATGGGTTCAAGAATGGAACAGAGTCTTTCTCCTCGTTTGCGCGACGGGTCTGTTCGTAGACCCGCTTTTTCTCTACACCATATCGGTGAACGATGCGTGTATGTGTCTCCTCGTCGACGGCTGGCTCGCTCTCACCGTCACTGCCTTACGCTCCATGACCGATCTTTTGCACTTGTGGAATATTTGGATTCAGTTCAAGATTGCTCGCCGGTGGCCTTATCCCGGCGGAGATAGCGACGGCGATAACAACAAAGGACGTGTGACACGTGGCTCTACGAGGATTGTTCCACCGTACGTTAAGAAGAGAGGgttcttcttcgatctcttcGTTATCTTACCATTACCTCAG GTGGTGTTGTGGGTGGTGATACCCTCTCTTCTAAAGAGAGGCTCTGTGACTTTAGTGGTGTCAGTTTTGCTTGTAACATTCCTATTTCAATATCTACCGAAGATATATCATTCAGTCCGTCATCTCCGCCGCAATGCTACTCTCTCCGGTTACATCTTCGGCACCGTCTGGTGGGGAATTGCACTAAACATGTTTGCTTATTTCGTCGCCGCTCAT GCAGCAGGAGCATGTTGGTACCTGTTAGGAGTTCAAAGATCAGCGAAATGTCTTAAAGAACAATGTGAAGATACGATAGGATGCGACATAAGGATGTTGTCATGTAAAGAACCAGTGTACTATGGCACGACCGTGATGGTCCTTGATAGAGCTAGACTGGCTTGGGCACAAAACCATCAAGCCCGATCTGTTTGCTTAGATATCAACACTAACTACACATATGGTGCTTATCAGTGGACCATTCAACTTGTGAGCAATGAAAGCCGGTTGGAGAAAATCCTTTTTCCTATCTTTTGGGGTCTCATGACTTTAAG CACATTTGGAAATTTGGAGAGCACAACAGAGTGGTCGGAGGTTGTCTTCAATATAATAGTTCTAACAAGTGGTCTTCTTCTCGTTACCATGTTGATCGGTAATATCAag gtCTTTCTGCACGCAACAACTTCAAAGAAGCAAGCAATGCACTTGAAAATGAGGAACGTAGAGTGGTGGATGAAGAAGAGACATTTGCCGTTAGGGTTTAGGCAGCGAGTCCGGAACTATGAGCGGCAGAGATGGGCCGCTATGCGCGGTGTAGACGAGTGTGAGATGGTTCAGAACCTTCCGGAAGGTCTTAGGAGAGACATCAAATACCATCTCTGTTTAGATTTGGTCCGACAG GTTCCATTGTTTCAGCATATGGATGATTTGGTGCTTGAGAATATATGCGACCGTGTAAAGTCTCTTATTTTCACCAAGGGAGAAACA ATTCAGAAAGAAGGAGATGCAGTGCAGAGAATGTTATTCGTGGTGAGAGGTCATCTTCAAAGCAGTCAGTTATTAAGAGACGGCGTCAAGAGCTGTTGCATGTTAGGTCCGGGAAATTTTAGTGGCGACGAGCTTCTCTCGTGGTGTCTCCGACGGCCCTTCGTGGAGAGGCTACCGTCGTCTTCTTCAACGCTTGTAACACTCGAGACCACCGAAGCATTTGGACTCGACGCCGAGGACGTTAAGTACGTGACGCAGCATTTTCGTTACACTTTTGTCAATGAGAAAGTTAAACGCAGTGCTCGCTATTATTCTCCTGGTTGGCGGACTTGGGCTGCGGTTGCGGTTCAGCTAGCTTGGCGGAG GTACAAGCATAGGCTAACGTTGACCTCACTGTCATTCATAAGGCCGAGAAGACCATTGTCGAGATGTGCTTCGTTAGGAGAAGACAAATTGAGGCTCTATACAGCAATCTTAACCTCTCCGAAGCCTAATCCCGACGATTTCGATGATTATTGA